A portion of the Achromobacter sp. MFA1 R4 genome contains these proteins:
- a CDS encoding DUF4123 domain-containing protein — MTLQPTTPDALLARVQQSPQLLLILDAGLEPELEAIVRKLDHRIWHAWVYSHTEYASQHRDGPLLIQARSDSPLLQAFMQPWVRLHWGGLLLSDQSFNTVLEHLRSQRHALLPDGTQPLLRLHEPRALRGMVRDMDSLELDTLLGPVDHWYWCEWNEGKGDWYSVGHSMPGRGQAANGPLRLSATHLHSLQAQQTQYRNMQFVRRLLASGIAALDGIDEATMLTYVQKHTEDAFSRGFENNEDMLGFLDVYFRYHEQLFEKQSALARIMGDLKTPAWRRLLRAHALMEGITA; from the coding sequence ATGACGCTCCAGCCTACGACACCCGATGCGCTGCTGGCGCGCGTCCAGCAGTCGCCTCAACTGCTCCTGATTCTGGACGCAGGCTTGGAGCCGGAGCTGGAGGCCATCGTGCGTAAGCTGGATCACCGCATCTGGCATGCCTGGGTATACAGCCATACCGAATATGCCTCCCAGCATCGGGATGGGCCCTTGCTGATTCAGGCCCGCAGCGATTCGCCTTTGCTGCAGGCGTTCATGCAACCTTGGGTTCGGTTGCACTGGGGCGGATTGCTTTTATCCGACCAATCTTTCAATACGGTATTGGAGCACCTGCGCAGCCAGCGGCACGCGCTATTGCCGGACGGGACGCAGCCGCTGTTGAGGCTGCACGAGCCGCGCGCTTTGCGAGGGATGGTCCGGGACATGGACTCCCTGGAGCTCGACACGCTGTTGGGCCCTGTCGACCATTGGTATTGGTGCGAATGGAACGAGGGGAAAGGGGATTGGTACAGCGTGGGCCACAGTATGCCGGGTCGCGGGCAAGCCGCCAACGGGCCATTGAGGCTGAGCGCCACGCACCTGCATAGCCTTCAGGCGCAGCAAACTCAGTACCGCAACATGCAGTTCGTGCGCCGTTTGCTGGCCAGCGGCATTGCCGCGCTTGATGGCATCGACGAAGCGACGATGCTGACCTACGTTCAAAAGCACACCGAGGATGCGTTCTCGCGGGGCTTCGAAAACAACGAAGACATGCTCGGCTTCCTGGATGTGTACTTTCGCTACCACGAGCAGCTCTTCGAGAAGCAAAGTGCGCTGGCCAGGATCATGGGCGACTTGAAAACGCCTGCGTGGCGTCGTCTATTGCGGGCGCACGCCTTGATGGAAG
- a CDS encoding Hcp family type VI secretion system effector, translating into MPTPAYISITGKTQGNITQGAFTADSVGNVYVEGHEDQILVQEIEHRVNTPTDPQSGQPSGQRVHKPFIFTSALNKATPLMYQALAAGEMLPKVEVKWYRTSIDGKQEHFFTTELEDATIVDITSVLPHAQDPGNADYTQLIKVAMAYRKITWTHAIAGTEASDDWRKPLES; encoded by the coding sequence ATGCCTACTCCCGCCTACATCAGCATCACCGGCAAAACCCAGGGCAACATCACCCAGGGCGCCTTCACCGCCGACTCGGTCGGCAACGTCTACGTGGAAGGCCACGAAGACCAGATCCTGGTCCAAGAGATCGAGCACCGCGTCAACACCCCCACCGACCCGCAAAGCGGCCAGCCTTCGGGCCAGCGCGTGCACAAGCCGTTCATCTTCACCAGCGCGCTGAACAAGGCCACGCCGCTCATGTACCAGGCCCTGGCCGCCGGCGAAATGCTGCCCAAGGTCGAAGTGAAGTGGTACCGCACGTCCATCGACGGCAAGCAGGAACACTTCTTCACCACCGAACTGGAAGACGCCACGATCGTGGACATCACCAGCGTCCTGCCGCACGCGCAGGACCCGGGCAACGCCGACTACACGCAGCTCATCAAGGTGGCCATGGCGTATCGCAAGATCACCTGGACCCACGCGATCGCGGGCACGGAAGCCTCGGACGACTGGCGCAAGCCGCTGGAGAGCTGA